Proteins encoded within one genomic window of Lysinibacillus louembei:
- the tpiA gene encoding triose-phosphate isomerase: protein MRKPIIAGNWKMYKTFDEAVEFVEAVQDKIPANDKVDAVICAPALYLPILVQIQADSELAIGAQNMHFENEGAFTGEVSPSQLASVGVDYVVLGHSERREMFNETDEAVNKKVRAALNHDIVPIICCGETLEEREAGQTTAKVSGQIRAALEGFTGEEVTHMVIAYEPIWAIGTGKTATADDANETCGAIRAVVNELYGSEVAEAVRIQYGGSVKPENIVELLSKEHIDGALVGGASLQPESYLKLLEAGANA from the coding sequence ATGCGTAAACCAATTATTGCAGGAAACTGGAAAATGTATAAAACATTTGATGAGGCTGTAGAGTTTGTAGAAGCAGTGCAAGATAAAATTCCAGCAAATGATAAAGTAGATGCAGTCATTTGTGCACCAGCACTTTATTTACCAATCCTTGTACAAATTCAAGCTGATTCAGAGCTAGCAATCGGTGCACAAAATATGCACTTTGAAAATGAGGGGGCATTTACAGGTGAAGTAAGCCCATCACAGCTAGCAAGCGTAGGTGTGGATTATGTGGTGTTAGGCCACTCAGAGCGCCGTGAAATGTTTAATGAAACGGATGAGGCGGTAAATAAAAAGGTACGTGCAGCTTTAAATCATGATATTGTGCCAATTATTTGCTGTGGCGAAACATTAGAAGAGCGTGAAGCTGGTCAAACGACAGCGAAAGTATCAGGTCAAATACGTGCTGCGCTAGAAGGCTTCACAGGTGAAGAAGTAACACATATGGTTATCGCCTATGAGCCAATTTGGGCAATCGGCACAGGCAAAACAGCGACTGCTGATGACGCTAACGAAACATGTGGCGCGATTCGCGCAGTAGTGAATGAGCTATATGGTAGCGAGGTAGCAGAAGCGGTGCGCATTCAATATGGCGGCTCTGTAAAACCAGAAAATATCGTTGAACTATTATCAAAAGAGCATATTGATGGCGCATTAGTTGGCGGTGCAAGCTTACAGCCAGAATCATATTTAAAATTATTGGAGGCGGGGGCAAATGCCTAA
- a CDS encoding phosphoglycerate kinase, with the protein MLNKKTMKDIDVKGKRVFVRVDFNVPMEEGHITDDTRIRAALPTIQYLVDAGAKVILASHLGRPKGEVNEEMRLTAVGTRLAELIERPVTKLDESIGEAVEAAIAAMQDGDIVLLENVRFHKGEEKNDPALAESFAKLADVYVNDAFGAAHRAHATTEGVAKFIPAVSGFLMQKELDVLGKALSNPERPFTAIIGGAKVKDKIGVIENLLEKVDHLIIGGGLSYTFVKALGHDVGNSLLEEDKIELAKSFIDKAKEKGVQLHMPVDAVIADEFSKDAATQVVDIDAIPADWMGLDIGPKTAANYADVIAKSKLIIWNGPMGVFEMEKFANGTKTVADAMAATEGYTIIGGGDSAAAVEKFEVASKMSHISTGGGASLELMEGKELPGIIALNDK; encoded by the coding sequence ATGTTAAATAAAAAGACGATGAAGGATATCGATGTCAAAGGGAAGCGCGTATTTGTACGTGTAGACTTCAATGTGCCAATGGAAGAGGGGCATATTACAGATGACACACGCATTCGTGCAGCATTGCCAACGATTCAATATTTAGTTGACGCAGGGGCAAAGGTAATTTTAGCGTCCCATTTAGGTCGTCCTAAAGGTGAAGTAAATGAAGAAATGCGTCTAACAGCAGTAGGAACACGCTTAGCTGAATTAATCGAGCGCCCTGTAACGAAATTGGATGAATCAATTGGTGAAGCGGTAGAAGCAGCGATTGCAGCAATGCAGGATGGCGATATCGTATTATTAGAAAATGTTCGCTTCCATAAAGGCGAGGAGAAAAATGACCCAGCACTAGCAGAAAGCTTTGCAAAATTAGCGGATGTTTATGTAAATGACGCATTTGGCGCAGCGCATCGTGCACATGCAACAACGGAGGGCGTTGCAAAGTTCATCCCGGCTGTATCAGGCTTCTTAATGCAAAAGGAATTAGATGTTCTAGGAAAAGCTTTATCAAATCCTGAGCGTCCATTCACAGCCATTATTGGTGGCGCAAAAGTAAAAGATAAAATTGGCGTAATCGAAAACTTATTAGAAAAAGTAGACCACTTAATTATCGGTGGCGGCTTATCATATACATTTGTTAAAGCTTTAGGGCACGATGTTGGTAACTCTTTATTAGAGGAAGATAAAATCGAGCTAGCAAAAAGCTTTATCGACAAAGCGAAGGAAAAAGGCGTGCAATTACATATGCCTGTTGACGCTGTCATCGCAGATGAATTTTCAAAGGATGCTGCGACACAAGTAGTAGACATTGACGCAATTCCAGCAGACTGGATGGGTCTTGATATTGGACCGAAAACAGCAGCTAACTATGCTGATGTTATTGCAAAGTCCAAGCTTATTATTTGGAACGGGCCGATGGGCGTATTCGAAATGGAGAAATTCGCAAACGGTACGAAAACAGTTGCGGATGCAATGGCAGCAACAGAAGGCTACACGATTATCGGTGGCGGCGATTCAGCAGCAGCGGTTGAAAAGTTCGAAGTAGCAAGCAAAATGAGTCATATCTCAACAGGTGGCGGCGCAAGCTTAGAGCTAATGGAAGGCAAGGAGCTACCAGGCATTATAGCATTAAACGATAAGTGA
- a CDS encoding glutaredoxin family protein produces the protein MKIINFYSRPYCHLCEEGLLTLKLVQEDCSFDINIINIEEDDALHEKYMLMIPVVTYNEEVIQYGILDYATLLEALQ, from the coding sequence ATGAAAATCATTAATTTTTATTCAAGACCTTATTGCCATTTATGCGAAGAAGGCTTGCTAACGTTGAAGCTTGTACAAGAGGATTGTTCATTTGATATAAATATAATCAATATAGAGGAAGATGATGCATTGCATGAAAAGTATATGCTGATGATTCCAGTTGTTACTTATAATGAGGAAGTTATACAATACGGTATACTGGATTATGCAACATTGCTTGAAGCACTGCAATAG
- a CDS encoding spore coat protein: MTGDFQQEQQQQSMGPLSTNHGGHELFDVHEVLSAAIGGLNQFVLLRDHVQDPELLSIMDKQYAFMLDEYNITVEAYKTGHDPQHPTRTYNMQTGNDFKYGLTPSEPKKPMQMASELDDAIIAGCILGAHKVSATGKTTAALETCNPVLRRVLQDSIKNCIEMAYEISIYQNKKGNYQVPQLAPADMQAMLNMYGQGQMAKNMPN; this comes from the coding sequence ATGACAGGCGATTTCCAACAAGAGCAACAACAGCAATCAATGGGACCACTTTCTACAAATCATGGCGGACATGAGCTTTTTGATGTACATGAGGTGCTAAGTGCAGCAATTGGCGGCTTAAATCAATTTGTGTTGTTACGTGACCATGTACAGGACCCAGAGTTACTGTCCATTATGGACAAACAATATGCATTTATGCTTGATGAATACAATATTACAGTCGAAGCATATAAAACAGGTCATGATCCACAGCATCCTACTCGCACATACAATATGCAAACAGGTAACGATTTCAAATACGGTCTCACACCTAGTGAGCCGAAAAAGCCAATGCAAATGGCGAGCGAGCTAGATGATGCAATTATTGCAGGATGCATTTTAGGTGCACATAAAGTTAGCGCTACAGGCAAAACAACAGCAGCACTTGAAACGTGTAACCCTGTATTGCGTCGCGTGCTACAAGATTCCATCAAAAACTGTATTGAGATGGCTTACGAAATCTCCATTTACCAAAACAAAAAAGGCAACTATCAGGTGCCACAATTAGCGCCAGC
- a CDS encoding PepSY domain-containing protein → MKKYWIIPTVLVGMIGGYIFAQNDLSGSAEKAATITAQQAKELALKQFEGQIIDFDYDGDDRIPHYEIDVKTATEKLELEVNAKTGAVTVVEREALNATKQTANSITEQQATDIALKQFAGQIIDFDYDGDDNIPHYEIEIKTATEKIELEVDAQTGAVTIVERKTLNTAKQPVNTQNLITKQQAMDIALKQASGQVTKAKLTSKNNKEIYEIIVRDRSIVNTFDIDAKTGAVLSHNNWDNKNSHNENATSNVSNKPSNLISSQQAIAIAQKQVAGKVKKAKLDEDDGRYIYEVEIKDGKIEHEFEIDAQTGEVLEYSIDD, encoded by the coding sequence ATGAAAAAATATTGGATTATTCCTACGGTACTTGTCGGCATGATTGGTGGTTATATTTTCGCACAAAATGACTTATCTGGCTCAGCGGAAAAAGCGGCAACAATTACAGCTCAGCAAGCAAAAGAACTGGCATTAAAGCAATTTGAAGGACAAATCATTGATTTTGATTATGATGGCGATGACAGAATTCCACATTATGAAATTGACGTAAAAACTGCAACGGAAAAGCTAGAGCTTGAAGTGAATGCGAAAACTGGCGCAGTAACAGTTGTTGAACGTGAAGCATTAAATGCAACAAAACAAACGGCAAACTCAATTACAGAGCAACAAGCAACAGATATTGCCTTAAAGCAATTTGCAGGGCAAATCATTGATTTTGATTACGATGGCGATGACAATATTCCACATTATGAAATCGAAATAAAAACAGCGACAGAAAAAATAGAGCTTGAAGTGGATGCACAAACAGGTGCAGTAACGATCGTTGAGCGTAAGACTTTAAATACAGCTAAGCAACCTGTTAATACACAAAATCTTATTACAAAGCAACAGGCGATGGATATTGCGTTAAAACAGGCTTCTGGTCAAGTAACAAAGGCTAAGCTAACTTCTAAAAATAACAAAGAGATTTATGAAATCATCGTGCGTGACCGCAGCATCGTCAACACATTTGATATTGATGCAAAAACGGGGGCTGTTTTAAGTCATAATAATTGGGACAATAAAAATTCTCATAATGAAAATGCCACTTCAAATGTATCTAACAAGCCAAGCAACTTGATTTCGTCACAGCAGGCGATTGCGATTGCCCAAAAGCAAGTCGCTGGTAAAGTGAAAAAAGCTAAGCTTGACGAAGATGATGGTCGCTATATTTATGAAGTTGAAATTAAAGATGGCAAAATTGAACACGAATTTGAAATTGATGCACAAACTGGAGAAGTTTTAGAGTATAGCATTGATGACTAG
- the eno gene encoding phosphopyruvate hydratase, with the protein MPFITQVYAREVLDSRGNPTVEVEVFTESGAFGRAIVPSGASTGEYEAVELRDGDKSRYLGKGVLKAVENVNTIIAEALEDNFSVLDQVVVDQALIELDGTENKGKLGANAILGVSMAVAHAAANYLDMPLYQYLGGFNAKQLPVPMMNILNGGAHADNNVDIQEFMVMPVGAESFTHALRIGAEIFHSLKAVLKDKGLNTAVGDEGGFAPNLGSNEEAITVILEAIEKAGYKPGEEVRLAMDVASSELFNKEDGKYHLDGEGVVKTSEEMVDWYEELTSKYPIISIEDGLDENDWAGHKLLTERIGNRVQLVGDDLFVTNTTKLSRGIEEGVGNSILIKVNQIGTLTETFDAIEMAKRAGYTAVISHRSGESEDATIADIAVATNAGQIKTGAPSRTDRVAKYNQLLRIEDQLDATAQYLGLKTFYNLK; encoded by the coding sequence ATGCCATTTATTACACAAGTTTATGCTCGCGAAGTATTAGATTCACGCGGTAACCCAACAGTAGAGGTAGAAGTATTTACAGAATCAGGTGCATTTGGTCGCGCTATCGTGCCATCAGGCGCATCAACTGGTGAATATGAAGCAGTTGAATTACGCGATGGTGACAAATCACGCTACTTAGGTAAAGGTGTATTAAAAGCAGTTGAAAACGTTAATACAATTATTGCAGAAGCATTAGAGGATAATTTCTCTGTATTAGACCAAGTAGTTGTAGACCAAGCATTAATCGAGCTTGACGGCACAGAAAACAAAGGCAAATTAGGTGCTAACGCAATTTTAGGTGTATCAATGGCAGTTGCACACGCAGCAGCGAACTATTTAGATATGCCATTATACCAATACTTAGGCGGCTTCAATGCGAAGCAATTACCAGTACCGATGATGAACATCTTAAATGGTGGGGCACACGCAGATAACAACGTGGATATCCAAGAATTCATGGTTATGCCTGTAGGCGCAGAATCTTTCACACATGCCTTACGCATCGGTGCTGAAATCTTCCATAGCTTAAAAGCGGTATTAAAAGACAAAGGCTTAAACACTGCTGTAGGTGACGAAGGTGGTTTCGCACCAAACTTAGGCTCAAACGAAGAAGCAATTACAGTAATTTTAGAAGCAATCGAAAAAGCTGGCTACAAGCCAGGTGAAGAAGTACGTTTAGCAATGGACGTAGCATCTTCAGAGCTATTCAATAAAGAAGATGGCAAATATCATTTAGATGGTGAAGGCGTTGTGAAAACGTCTGAAGAAATGGTTGACTGGTACGAAGAATTAACATCGAAATACCCAATCATCTCAATCGAGGATGGCTTAGACGAAAACGACTGGGCTGGTCACAAATTATTAACAGAGCGTATCGGTAACCGCGTACAATTAGTAGGCGATGATTTATTCGTAACGAACACAACGAAGCTTTCTCGCGGTATTGAAGAAGGCGTAGGCAACTCAATTTTAATCAAAGTAAACCAAATCGGTACGTTAACAGAAACGTTCGACGCAATCGAAATGGCGAAGCGCGCAGGCTACACTGCCGTAATCTCACACCGTTCTGGTGAATCAGAGGACGCAACAATTGCAGACATCGCTGTTGCAACAAACGCTGGCCAAATTAAAACAGGTGCTCCATCTCGTACAGACCGCGTAGCTAAGTACAACCAATTACTACGCATCGAAGACCAATTAGATGCAACTGCACAATATTTAGGCTTAAAAACATTCTATAACTTAAAATAA
- a CDS encoding PepSY domain-containing protein: MNRKVILLLIATCIVSYFLFSGLNNIMQKQPLSEADVQQHIENLYAGEVKSIAMEDDIAIVSFATAEGIYQVNVDLENRHPSNLTLVHQFVAQIDEKKEVVTKDNSKSDIVQENTKQVEQKTDTVQKPVEQPKTNEQVTKPQTKQPTPENKSYKISQEQAIQIALKEQPGIVDKAKFKKTDDGGTYEIEIEHGDYETKFVIHAITGKIITVEFDD, from the coding sequence ATGAATAGAAAGGTCATTTTATTGTTGATTGCAACATGTATCGTTAGCTATTTCCTCTTTTCTGGATTGAATAACATTATGCAAAAGCAGCCGCTAAGTGAGGCCGATGTGCAACAGCATATTGAAAATTTATATGCAGGTGAAGTCAAGTCAATTGCGATGGAGGATGATATCGCTATAGTATCCTTTGCCACAGCAGAGGGTATTTACCAGGTCAATGTTGATTTAGAAAATAGGCATCCTTCCAATTTAACACTTGTCCATCAATTTGTAGCACAGATAGATGAAAAGAAAGAAGTTGTTACAAAAGACAATTCCAAAAGTGATATAGTGCAAGAAAATACAAAACAAGTAGAACAAAAAACTGATACAGTACAAAAGCCAGTGGAACAGCCTAAGACGAATGAGCAAGTCACTAAGCCACAAACAAAGCAGCCTACTCCAGAAAATAAAAGCTATAAAATCTCTCAAGAGCAGGCAATTCAAATTGCGCTAAAGGAGCAGCCTGGCATTGTTGATAAGGCAAAATTTAAGAAAACGGATGATGGCGGCACATATGAAATTGAAATAGAGCATGGCGACTATGAAACAAAGTTTGTTATCCATGCTATTACAGGGAAAATTATAACTGTAGAATTCGATGATTAA
- the gpmI gene encoding 2,3-bisphosphoglycerate-independent phosphoglycerate mutase: MPKKPVALIILDGFALRDEVKGNAVAQANKPNFDRYWNVYPHTTLTASGEAVGLPDGQMGNSEVGHLNIGAGRIVYQSLTRINKSIREGDFFRNEAFLQAVEHVKKHGSKLHLMGLLSDGGVHSHYEHLFALLKLAKANGVEDVYVHGFLDGRDVGPTTAIEYVEETEKQMEAIGVGKFATIHGRYYAMDRDKRWDRVELSYKALVDGIGQTAATAKEGISSSYTREVVDEFVVPFVITKEGQPTATVDTNDAVIFFNFRPDRAIQLSKIFTNPTFDGFTLSEKHPENALFVSFTHYSDEVNAVVAYENDNLVNTVGEVIAANGLRQLRIAETEKYPHVTFFMSGGREEKFAGEERILIASPKVATYDLQPEMSAYEVTDALLEAIEAERFDAILLNFANPDMVGHSGMLEPTIKAIEAVDECLGKIVDAILAKGGAAIITADHGNSDEVITLDDLPMTAHTTNPVPVIVTQRDAVLEQDGILADLAPTMLALLEVEQPAEMTGKSLIMTTK; this comes from the coding sequence ATGCCTAAAAAGCCAGTAGCATTAATTATTTTAGATGGCTTTGCATTGCGTGATGAAGTCAAAGGAAACGCAGTGGCGCAAGCGAACAAGCCAAACTTTGACCGTTATTGGAATGTCTACCCTCACACAACGTTAACAGCTAGCGGTGAGGCAGTAGGACTACCAGACGGGCAAATGGGTAATTCAGAAGTTGGGCATTTGAATATTGGTGCAGGACGCATCGTCTACCAAAGCTTAACACGCATTAATAAGTCGATTCGTGAAGGAGATTTTTTCCGTAACGAAGCGTTTTTACAAGCGGTAGAGCATGTGAAAAAACATGGTTCAAAGCTGCATTTAATGGGGCTGTTATCTGATGGTGGCGTACATAGCCATTATGAGCATCTATTTGCCTTATTAAAGCTAGCAAAAGCAAATGGTGTGGAAGATGTATATGTACACGGCTTTTTAGATGGACGCGACGTTGGACCAACGACAGCAATAGAATATGTTGAAGAAACAGAAAAGCAAATGGAAGCAATCGGTGTCGGTAAGTTTGCTACAATTCATGGTCGTTACTATGCAATGGACCGCGACAAGCGCTGGGATCGTGTCGAGCTATCCTACAAAGCGTTAGTTGATGGTATCGGTCAAACAGCAGCAACGGCAAAAGAGGGTATTTCATCTTCTTATACGCGTGAAGTAGTGGATGAGTTTGTTGTACCCTTCGTGATCACGAAGGAAGGGCAACCAACTGCGACGGTTGATACGAATGATGCGGTTATTTTCTTTAACTTCCGACCAGACCGTGCAATTCAGTTATCAAAAATATTTACAAACCCAACATTTGACGGCTTTACACTTTCAGAGAAGCATCCTGAAAATGCGCTATTTGTATCATTTACACATTATAGTGACGAAGTGAATGCAGTTGTTGCTTATGAAAATGATAATTTAGTCAATACTGTAGGGGAAGTCATCGCTGCAAACGGTTTAAGGCAGCTTCGTATTGCCGAAACAGAAAAATATCCACATGTGACATTTTTCATGAGCGGTGGGCGCGAAGAAAAGTTTGCTGGGGAAGAGCGCATTTTAATTGCCTCTCCAAAAGTTGCAACATATGATTTACAGCCAGAAATGAGCGCATATGAAGTAACGGATGCACTGCTCGAGGCAATTGAAGCAGAGCGCTTTGATGCGATCCTATTAAACTTTGCAAACCCTGATATGGTTGGACATAGCGGTATGCTAGAGCCAACGATTAAGGCGATTGAAGCAGTGGATGAATGCTTAGGAAAAATAGTTGATGCAATCCTTGCAAAAGGTGGCGCAGCAATTATTACGGCTGACCATGGTAATTCAGATGAGGTCATTACACTCGACGATTTACCGATGACAGCCCATACAACAAATCCTGTCCCAGTAATTGTGACACAACGCGATGCAGTATTAGAGCAAGATGGCATTTTAGCAGATCTTGCACCAACGATGCTTGCACTGCTTGAAGTGGAGCAACCAGCTGAAATGACAGGTAAGTCATTAATTATGACAACAAAATAA
- the gap gene encoding type I glyceraldehyde-3-phosphate dehydrogenase, translating to MTVKLAINGFGRIGRKVFREAMNNSEVEVVAINDLTDAGQLAHLLKYDSVHGIYDADVQAGENSFTVNGKEIKVYAEKDPTQLPWGELGVDIVLECTGIFNNKEKLSYHLQAGAKKAILSAPAKGDVPTYVMGVNHEDYNPETDDVLSNASCTTNCLAPLAKVLDEKFGIERGLMTTIHSYTNDQRILDLPHADLRRARAGALSMIPTTTGAAVAVSKVLPQLKGKLDGFSMRVPTPNVSCVDLVATLKKDVTVEEVNAALKEAAEGDLKGILDYNELPLVSSDYNGNVSSSTIDGLSTMVLENKLVKVISWYDNESGYSARLLDLALYVASKGFNK from the coding sequence ATGACAGTAAAATTAGCAATTAACGGATTCGGACGTATTGGACGCAAAGTATTTCGTGAAGCAATGAATAATAGTGAAGTAGAAGTAGTTGCAATTAACGACTTAACAGATGCAGGTCAACTTGCACACTTATTAAAGTATGACTCAGTACACGGTATCTATGATGCTGATGTGCAAGCAGGCGAAAATTCTTTCACTGTGAACGGTAAAGAAATTAAAGTATATGCAGAAAAAGACCCAACGCAATTACCATGGGGCGAGTTAGGTGTAGATATCGTTCTTGAGTGTACAGGTATTTTCAACAATAAAGAAAAATTAAGCTATCACTTACAAGCAGGTGCGAAAAAAGCGATTCTTTCAGCGCCAGCAAAAGGTGATGTGCCAACATACGTAATGGGTGTAAACCATGAAGACTACAATCCAGAAACAGATGATGTATTATCAAATGCTTCTTGTACAACAAACTGTCTTGCACCATTAGCAAAAGTGTTAGATGAAAAATTTGGTATCGAGCGCGGCTTAATGACAACAATCCACTCTTATACAAATGACCAACGCATTCTTGACTTACCACATGCAGACTTACGTCGTGCACGTGCTGGTGCGTTATCAATGATCCCAACAACTACAGGTGCAGCAGTAGCCGTATCAAAAGTATTACCTCAATTAAAAGGTAAATTAGATGGCTTCTCTATGCGTGTACCAACACCAAACGTATCATGTGTAGACTTAGTTGCAACATTGAAAAAAGATGTAACAGTTGAAGAAGTAAATGCGGCATTAAAAGAAGCAGCAGAAGGCGATCTAAAAGGTATTTTAGATTACAACGAGCTACCATTAGTATCATCTGATTACAATGGTAACGTAAGCTCTTCAACAATCGATGGACTTTCTACTATGGTACTAGAAAACAAATTAGTAAAAGTTATTTCATGGTACGATAACGAAAGCGGCTACTCTGCACGTTTATTAGACCTTGCATTATATGTAGCAAGCAAAGGCTTCAACAAATAA
- a CDS encoding sugar-binding transcriptional regulator, with amino-acid sequence MNSNSIYEVQRKLLPEMDELLKKRYRLLQTIALQSPIGRRALADILQLTERDVRKETQVLSDQQLIHIQAKGMVCTEFGYTVLEQLKTLFHELTGISKKEQQLKAALNINKVIIVHGDIEQDVSTYSLIGKEAASVIMQNAKPNCKIAVTGGTSVGSIGAYLQPHKALQHAQFIAARGGIGDEITMQANTLVAQFAEQCHATYRTLFLPEHLSEQAYSAMKDEPIVKEMIELYDNINIVIHGIGEAMEMADRRQSSEDDKRLLREKGAIAEAFGYYFDEQGQIVHHIRTIGIQLEQVQQSDCIIAIAAGASKAKSVQAYFKNPVKNTIFITDESAANAILKNL; translated from the coding sequence TTGAACAGTAACTCTATATATGAAGTACAGCGCAAGCTTCTACCAGAAATGGATGAGTTGCTTAAAAAGCGCTATCGCTTATTGCAAACAATCGCATTGCAAAGCCCCATCGGAAGAAGAGCTTTAGCTGATATTTTACAGCTAACAGAGCGTGATGTTCGCAAGGAGACACAAGTTTTAAGCGATCAGCAATTGATCCATATTCAAGCAAAAGGCATGGTTTGCACAGAATTTGGGTATACCGTTTTAGAGCAATTAAAAACATTGTTTCATGAACTTACAGGTATTTCTAAAAAAGAGCAGCAGTTAAAGGCTGCGCTCAATATTAACAAAGTCATTATCGTACATGGCGACATTGAGCAAGATGTGAGCACATACTCCTTAATCGGAAAAGAAGCAGCGTCAGTTATTATGCAAAACGCAAAGCCAAACTGCAAAATAGCGGTTACTGGCGGTACGTCAGTTGGTTCAATTGGAGCGTATTTACAGCCTCATAAAGCTTTGCAACATGCACAATTTATTGCAGCTCGTGGCGGTATAGGTGATGAAATAACAATGCAGGCAAATACGCTCGTAGCGCAATTTGCTGAGCAATGCCATGCAACATATCGCACGTTATTTTTACCAGAGCATTTAAGCGAGCAAGCATATAGCGCCATGAAGGATGAGCCAATTGTGAAAGAAATGATTGAGCTTTATGACAATATTAATATTGTTATCCACGGTATTGGTGAAGCGATGGAAATGGCAGATCGCAGGCAAAGCAGTGAGGATGATAAGCGATTATTGCGTGAAAAAGGCGCAATAGCTGAAGCATTTGGTTACTATTTTGATGAGCAAGGTCAAATTGTTCATCATATTCGTACAATTGGCATTCAGTTAGAGCAAGTTCAGCAAAGCGATTGTATTATCGCCATTGCGGCTGGTGCGAGCAAGGCAAAATCAGTACAAGCTTATTTTAAAAATCCAGTAAAAAATACAATTTTTATTACGGATGAAAGTGCAGCAAATGCAATTTTAAAAAATCTATAA
- a CDS encoding HIT family protein yields MRRITLSNGKTVEVECLSCALTSGVMEPDGGTVIETEHFHAHQDVAYPIKGLMILASKRHIKCFDELTEEEKLDYIAILSKIRAAQRKILGIEHVYYFYNEDTTHHFHTWLVPRYDWMYQFGRSVESVRPVLLHARNHMNSEGNINTVMEAIQQLTKELN; encoded by the coding sequence ATGCGAAGAATCACATTATCAAATGGTAAAACAGTTGAAGTAGAATGTTTGAGCTGTGCATTAACAAGTGGAGTCATGGAGCCAGATGGAGGCACTGTCATTGAAACGGAGCATTTTCATGCACATCAAGATGTGGCATACCCAATCAAGGGATTAATGATATTAGCCTCTAAACGCCATATTAAATGCTTTGATGAATTAACAGAGGAAGAAAAGCTAGATTATATTGCAATTTTATCAAAAATTAGAGCTGCCCAAAGAAAGATTTTAGGGATAGAGCATGTCTATTATTTTTACAATGAGGATACAACACATCATTTTCATACTTGGCTAGTCCCACGCTATGACTGGATGTATCAATTTGGGCGCTCGGTAGAATCTGTAAGACCTGTTTTGTTGCATGCTAGAAACCATATGAATAGTGAGGGAAATATCAATACAGTGATGGAGGCGATTCAGCAGCTAACAAAAGAGTTAAATTAA